In Halosegnis marinus, one genomic interval encodes:
- a CDS encoding transcription initiation factor IIB: MTRISRRQDDRNVQSDDTEEEVDPDNLVRTANGELMDEESGLIVDEDNIDRGPEWRAFNHQEQQEKSRVGAPTTRTMHDKGLTTNIDWQDKDASGRAISQEKRSQMQRLRTWQERIRTQENGERNLQFALSEIDRMASALGVPRSVREVASVIYRQALDRDLIRGRSIEGVATASLHAACRQEHIPRSLDDVTAVSRVERREIGRTYRYISQQLRLALEPADPKEYIPQLASELEVSDEIQQESVRIVEETTALGLHSGKSPSGYAAAAIYAASRVVGPKLTQRRVADVADVTVVTIRNRYQEQMDALDAEIVH, from the coding sequence ATGACACGCATCTCACGACGGCAGGACGACCGCAACGTACAGAGCGACGACACCGAGGAGGAGGTCGACCCCGACAACCTCGTCCGCACCGCCAACGGCGAACTGATGGACGAGGAGTCCGGGCTCATCGTCGACGAGGACAACATCGACCGCGGGCCGGAGTGGCGCGCGTTCAACCACCAGGAGCAGCAGGAGAAGTCCCGCGTCGGCGCGCCCACCACGCGCACGATGCACGACAAGGGCCTGACCACGAACATCGACTGGCAGGACAAGGACGCCTCCGGGCGCGCCATCTCCCAGGAGAAGCGCTCGCAGATGCAGCGGCTCCGCACCTGGCAGGAGCGCATCCGCACCCAGGAGAACGGCGAGCGGAACCTCCAGTTCGCCCTGAGCGAGATCGACCGGATGGCGAGCGCGCTGGGCGTACCCCGCTCCGTACGCGAGGTCGCCTCCGTCATCTACCGGCAGGCGCTCGACCGCGACCTGATTCGGGGGCGCTCCATCGAGGGCGTCGCCACGGCCTCGCTCCACGCGGCGTGCCGACAGGAACACATCCCCCGCAGCCTCGACGACGTGACCGCCGTGTCCCGCGTCGAGCGCCGCGAGATCGGCCGCACCTACCGCTACATCTCACAGCAGCTCCGACTCGCGCTCGAACCCGCGGACCCGAAGGAGTACATCCCCCAGCTCGCCTCCGAGCTGGAGGTGAGCGACGAGATACAACAGGAGTCCGTCCGCATCGTCGAGGAGACGACGGCGCTCGGCCTCCACTCCGGCAAGTCGCCGTCCGGGTACGCCGCCGCGGCCATCTACGCCGCCTCGCGCGTCGTCGGCCCGAAGCTCACGCAGCGGCGGGTCGCGGACGTGGCGGACGTCACCGTCGTCACCATCCGCAACCGCTACCAGGAGCAGATGGACGCGCTGGACGCCGAGATCGTCCACTGA